A portion of the Leifsonia sp. EB41 genome contains these proteins:
- a CDS encoding ABC transporter substrate-binding protein yields the protein MYPAQRRRRVLAATFAAVSAVTLALTACTSGSSSSGDPHVAPASSGGPYGKFTDQKLTLSRWAGDPWTAGQVSAAKDWSKDTGATIDMAAVPYENLHDKQALTLSSGSDYDIVYVHPSWFGEFAKAGYLAPIDEYLSDSKRNPPGFSAASYLPNVLAQGKYDGKQYCLPDFVSTVVVGYRKDLFDKAGIAAPKTVDDVLAAAKKLNGTDGAAGIVMPGKATGAVADVFGSMLTAQGNWWYDASGKKSTLDDAAATKALEFYTQAAKFAPTGMLNMAVDDAATVAAQGKSAIVIDTTPALSALEDSSKSSTVGKWAYAPISFGDQAGGELIYWNWCIAANSNHKDAAYSFLQYYTDTAQQAKVALAAGTLGATKSFYTDTSLTSKIPFLPAVNEALKNSNPQPSLSSWPGIQNQIETSIQKAIQGSSTVEQSVADMQTALKALGQ from the coding sequence ATGTACCCAGCACAGCGCCGACGCCGCGTCCTCGCGGCAACGTTCGCGGCGGTGAGCGCCGTGACGCTCGCACTGACGGCCTGCACCTCCGGTTCCAGCTCATCCGGCGACCCGCACGTCGCCCCGGCAAGCTCCGGCGGCCCCTACGGCAAATTCACCGATCAGAAGCTGACGCTCTCGCGGTGGGCGGGAGACCCGTGGACCGCCGGCCAGGTGTCGGCGGCCAAGGACTGGTCGAAGGACACCGGAGCCACCATCGACATGGCCGCCGTCCCGTACGAGAACCTGCACGACAAGCAGGCCCTGACCCTGTCCTCCGGCTCGGACTACGACATCGTCTACGTGCACCCGAGCTGGTTCGGCGAGTTCGCCAAGGCCGGCTACCTAGCCCCGATCGACGAGTACCTGAGCGACAGCAAGCGCAATCCCCCCGGCTTCTCTGCAGCCTCGTACCTGCCGAACGTGCTCGCTCAGGGCAAGTACGACGGCAAGCAGTACTGCCTTCCCGACTTCGTCTCGACGGTCGTCGTCGGCTACCGGAAGGACCTGTTCGACAAGGCCGGCATCGCAGCACCGAAGACGGTCGACGATGTGCTCGCCGCCGCGAAGAAGCTCAACGGCACCGACGGTGCGGCCGGCATCGTGATGCCGGGCAAGGCAACAGGCGCCGTCGCGGACGTCTTCGGCTCGATGCTGACCGCCCAGGGCAACTGGTGGTACGACGCGTCGGGCAAGAAGAGCACCCTCGACGACGCCGCGGCCACCAAGGCGCTCGAGTTCTACACCCAGGCCGCCAAGTTCGCCCCGACCGGGATGCTGAACATGGCCGTGGACGACGCCGCGACCGTGGCGGCGCAGGGCAAGTCGGCCATCGTGATCGACACCACTCCCGCGCTCTCGGCGCTGGAGGACTCCTCGAAGTCGTCGACGGTCGGCAAATGGGCGTACGCGCCGATCTCCTTCGGTGACCAGGCCGGCGGCGAGCTCATTTACTGGAACTGGTGCATCGCGGCCAACTCGAACCACAAGGACGCCGCGTACTCGTTCCTGCAGTACTACACCGACACGGCCCAGCAGGCCAAGGTGGCGCTCGCCGCGGGCACTCTCGGCGCGACGAAGTCGTTCTACACCGACACCTCGCTCACCTCGAAGATCCCGTTCCTGCCCGCCGTCAACGAAGCGCTCAAGAACTCGAACCCGCAGCCGAGCCTGAGCAGCTGGCCCGGCATCCAGAACCAGATCGAGACGAGCATCCAGAAGGCGATCCAAGGGTCCTCGACGGTCGAGCAGTCGGTGGCCGACATGCAGACCGCGCTGAAAGCCCTCGGGCAGTAG
- a CDS encoding carbohydrate ABC transporter permease — protein MSTTVTRRSGASRRNWDKEGRRLGRWLTVLPALVLALVIFAPLVYSLVLSLYKWQLTQINTGKTWVGLDNYVKLFTDPKVLNALGNTIVYVVGSVGVELVVGFVIASALFEITKGRKLANSLILLPMIIAPVITALLWRYMFDPQFGLISRVLALFGHQGGIDFLGNAQLALPSLILVDIWQWTPFVILILHAGMLGISEEQFEAARIDGAGRARISWSIVLPAIMPQILLVLLFRTMDTYRIFDTVYVLTRGGPGGATETIGLYTYQTGFSFFDMGYAMTLSVFILVTVAIISSIYLRLLRRRRVFS, from the coding sequence ATGTCAACGACCGTGACCCGCAGGTCGGGCGCGTCGCGCCGGAACTGGGACAAAGAAGGGCGACGGCTCGGGCGCTGGCTCACCGTGCTCCCCGCCCTCGTGCTGGCCCTCGTGATCTTCGCCCCGCTGGTGTACTCGCTGGTCCTGTCGCTCTACAAGTGGCAGCTCACGCAGATCAACACGGGCAAGACCTGGGTCGGGCTCGACAACTACGTGAAGCTGTTCACCGACCCGAAGGTGCTCAACGCGCTCGGCAACACGATCGTCTACGTCGTCGGCAGCGTCGGAGTGGAGCTGGTCGTCGGCTTCGTGATCGCGAGCGCGCTCTTCGAGATCACCAAAGGGCGCAAGCTCGCGAACTCGCTCATCCTCCTCCCGATGATCATCGCCCCCGTGATAACGGCGCTGCTGTGGCGGTACATGTTCGACCCGCAGTTCGGGTTGATCAGCCGCGTCCTGGCATTGTTCGGCCACCAGGGCGGCATCGACTTCCTCGGCAACGCCCAACTGGCCCTGCCCTCGCTCATCCTCGTCGACATCTGGCAGTGGACGCCGTTCGTCATCCTCATCCTGCACGCCGGCATGCTCGGCATCTCGGAGGAGCAGTTCGAAGCCGCCCGGATCGACGGCGCGGGTCGCGCGCGCATCTCCTGGTCGATCGTGCTGCCGGCGATCATGCCGCAGATCCTCCTCGTGCTGCTCTTCCGCACGATGGACACCTACCGCATCTTCGACACCGTCTACGTCCTCACCCGCGGAGGGCCGGGAGGGGCGACCGAGACCATCGGCCTCTACACGTATCAGACCGGGTTCTCGTTCTTCGACATGGGATACGCGATGACGCTGAGCGTCTTCATCCTCGTGACCGTCGCGATCATCTCCAGCATCTATCTGCGGCTGCTGCGCCGCCGGAGGGTCTTCTCATGA
- a CDS encoding carbohydrate ABC transporter permease — protein MSFAPWHQVPHELVASRSPRAARTVAPGDAAPSPRSAAGGSGTGATGTRRRRRPDGWVIGCYVVIAVFLVWVLVPVLTVAVNSFKTPDEIFAQNPSLAFTPTLENYGKVFGQLDFGHYLLNSIVVAFGSTLLSLLLGVPFAYALARLPIRGREWWARIVLFSRMVPAVALVVPMFVIFQQLHITGSYLALILAHTSFNLPIVIWMMRSFFEELPIELEEAAMVDGSGRLGAFLRVAVPLTTPGMAATAVLCVIFSWNEFLFALVLSGQSTQTVPVGVSSFIGSVSIDWGGSSAAAIVAIIPIFILGLAAQRFLVRGLTFGGVKG, from the coding sequence ATGAGCTTCGCTCCCTGGCACCAGGTGCCCCACGAGCTGGTCGCCAGCCGTTCGCCGCGCGCCGCCCGCACGGTCGCCCCGGGGGATGCGGCGCCGTCGCCCCGATCCGCCGCCGGCGGCTCCGGCACCGGCGCTACCGGCACCCGACGTCGGCGCCGGCCGGACGGCTGGGTGATCGGGTGCTACGTCGTCATCGCCGTTTTCCTCGTCTGGGTGCTCGTGCCCGTCCTGACAGTCGCGGTCAACTCCTTCAAGACCCCCGACGAGATCTTCGCGCAGAACCCGTCGCTCGCGTTCACCCCGACCCTCGAGAACTACGGCAAGGTCTTCGGCCAACTCGACTTCGGCCACTACCTGCTGAACAGCATCGTCGTCGCGTTCGGGAGCACGCTGCTCTCGCTGCTGCTCGGCGTGCCGTTCGCCTATGCACTCGCCCGGCTCCCCATCCGCGGGCGCGAGTGGTGGGCGCGGATCGTCCTGTTCAGCCGGATGGTGCCGGCCGTGGCCCTGGTGGTCCCGATGTTCGTGATCTTCCAGCAGCTGCACATCACCGGCAGCTACCTGGCGCTCATCCTCGCCCACACCTCCTTCAACCTCCCGATCGTCATCTGGATGATGCGGTCGTTCTTCGAGGAACTGCCGATCGAACTGGAGGAGGCCGCCATGGTCGACGGCTCCGGGAGGCTCGGGGCGTTCCTGCGCGTCGCGGTTCCGCTGACCACGCCGGGGATGGCGGCGACGGCGGTGCTCTGCGTGATCTTCTCGTGGAACGAGTTCCTCTTCGCCCTGGTGCTCTCGGGTCAGAGCACGCAGACCGTGCCGGTCGGCGTCTCGTCCTTCATCGGCTCCGTCTCGATCGACTGGGGCGGCAGCTCGGCGGCGGCGATCGTCGCCATCATTCCCATCTTCATCCTCGGACTCGCCGCCCAGCGGTTCCTCGTCCGGGGGCTGACCTTCGGAGGAGTCAAAGGGTGA